TAACCCGGCTGGTGTTTGAGAATTAGCAGGGGGAACCGTAATGAATTGCAAAGACAGAGGTTTGCTCCTAAAAACTGACGCTGTAATAAATCCTAATCTGTCAGGCTACCAATCAGACCTTTAAATTCACCTCTAACGGGACTTAAATATTTTTGACAAAAACTTACAACTAAATTTTTATCTTTAATCTCTAACCTCCTTTTAGGCATCTTCGATAATAAATTCCCAAATTTCACCTCTGGAACTACCAAATTTTAACTGCATACCTGATTTTAACGGAACTTCTTCCCGCAGGAGTTGTTGCCAACCATTAGCCCCTAAAAACCAAGTCGTGCCGTAGGTGGAAAAATCTTGGAGATAATAAGAGGGTGCTTGAGTAGTATTTGTAAAAATATTGCGGCATAAAATCTCGGCGTGTCGCTTAGAAACTGAAGGTTCGGGAATGATGATATCGTTATCTTTTGTGCGACCGATGCGAGTAACACCATTTCTTAAATGCCAAGTGCGACCACCTGGTGAGAGCGATCGCAACGAAGCAATCATCCTGGGAGTATCAGAATTAGGAATCGCCGTATCTGGCATTTCCGTCACACTTTCATCAAAACTTTTGATGAGTTCACCATCAAAGTCTGGATGGAGGTAGAGAACGGGTAAAGTCCAAGCTGGTTGATTATATTTATATAGTGTTAGCAGTTCTTGTCTAGCTTCCGCCACTGCTTCATCGATGGCTTTGCGCGATCGCAATGCTTCGGCAAACGCTTGAATAAAACTGTGACTTTCACGGTCAGCGATTTCGTCCCGCATAGCCAAAACCGCCGGCACACCGTGACGAATTAACACTTCTGCCAAACTACTAGTAGGGATAGCCTGATGATTAATAGCTGCTGGTTGTGCGCCCCAACAGGCGTTAAATACTGCTAATTTTAAGGCACTGCGGGTTAGTACTTGGGCTAATTCTATACCATTGATGCTCATGCCTGGGCGCAAAAATAGCAACCCACCGTCAGGATTTGGTAAACCGTGACCAGCGTAGAAGAAGACATTATATGCTTTAGTTTCTAACTCTTGAATCAGTTCTTGCGGTGTTGGCTGGATCAGCGTTTTTACACTACAGGGTGCGTAATTATGGGAATGACTACCACATAACAGAGTTTGTTCTAAGATAGCCGCTTCCTTTTGCAGTTGCAGGTTTTGGTCATGTCCCAGAACCAACAGCACTTTTAGGGCTTGGTCAGTACGTAAGTATGGTAAAGCTTCAACTTCGCTGGTAGTGCGGCTAAATAATACATCTGGGGAGAGGGACATGGCCGGCTGACCGGGTTCCCGTTGCATAATTTCCCAAGGTAGGGCAATTAAATCTGGGTCACGAATTTCTAGACGAAAGCGCAAACGTGTATGCTGACCCATAGCGATCCCACGACTACGTTCTAGACTTCCCAAAATTGGGCCATCGAAGATCCAACGCCACAAATTCATCCCCAAATACTGCATGAGGCGACTACCATAACCAGTGGTTTGGTTAGAGGAGGACGAAACTAAATTCCAAGGAGCGGGGTTTGTTAAGGGGGGTTTAGTATCTGAAGAAATGTAAATTCCACTATGGCCAGCAAACATTTGCTGCCACTCTTGCCAAACTTGGGTGAGTTCAACAGGCCAGGCACAGTCACGTAGAACATAGCCACTGGGATAGGGAGCCTTAACCACCCAAATGGCGAAACTATCTTTGCCAGTATTGATGAGACGGGCGATCGCCAGATTCAGGGATGGCATGGATTAGGTCACTACGAGGTACAAACAATTCAAAATTTAAAATTCAAAACTGTACTCACTGGGTCTATCATTTTACACAAGAAGTTACACTTTGATGTATTTCCCTGTATAAAAATAAAAACCCAACAACCTTTGTGATACCTGCCAAGGAGATTCTCGTTGTTGGAGAACTTTGAACTTGTGGATAGCATCTTGTTATTATGTATAGTATTTCAGCTTTTTATTAGTTTATCTTAAATTTAGGGGTCTAATACCCCCATGCCTGTACACGTAGGATTCATATTTGATTGTTGACAATTGACAGTTAACCGTCAACTGTCAACAAACCTCATGATTTTGAATTATTGTGGATTGTTTGCAGGATTTGGTGTAGAAGGTAGGCTATCTTTAGCAGGGGAAACACTATCGCAAGGGCTGTCTTGACCAGGTGATAAAACAGTGACAGCATACTTTTTGAGTTGAGCTAATTCGAGCTTGACTGGTTTATCTGAAGGTGCGGGAGGATTTGTTGCCAGATTGTTAGAACTAGCTGGGAGGGGATTATTACATAAACGAAGATACACTTCATAACCCCCAGACGTTGGTTGAGGATTAGGTTTTTTCTCGATAACTTCTAAAAAGCTTTCAGGTGGTAATTTTTGTTGATTAACAGCAATTTCACTGTTAGTTTTAATTATCCATCCAGAGGCGAGATTATTTAGCGATCGCTCTACATTAGGACTGTTAGTAGCTGATGGTACAGTCTTAGTTGGGTTAGCAGTGGGGATTGCATATTGCGATCGTAGCAACATTACCCAATAACCGAAGACACCCGCTGTTGCCACTAAGATTAAGGGTACGAGCCAACTTAGGGGTAGTTTGCTGATTCTGTTGGGTAAATTATTAGCAACTACTTTGGTTTTTTGTTCTGAGTTATTTTCTAGTAATGTTGACTGTTGTGTCGTTGGTGTTAAATTAACAGTTTTGATATTAGTACTTTCGGGAATAACTGCTTTTAAAGTTATCTGTGGTTCAGTGTATTTAACTCGGCAATTAACTAGAGCAATTGTGACATTATCATGACCGTTTTTGGTGTTAGCAATGTTCACCAATCGCTCCACCACATGCACAATATTATTTTCTTCACCAGTGAGAATCGGTAAAATTTCTGTTTCCCAGTAATCTTCTACACGGTCAAAATCACTCAACCCGTCAGAAGTTAACAGAAAAACTCCATCCTCATCCAAGATAAATCGTTGCGCTGTGGGATGTAGCGAACTGCTAGGACTCATGCCTAAAGCTTGCACCAGCGAACCAGATCCACCTTGTTGGACAGCTTCACGATAAATTGCATAACCTAATCTTACTTCCCTTGAAGCTACATCATCATCCAGGGTAACTTGATAACAACCTTGGCGGGTAATCCAATAGGCGCGACTATCGCCAACGTGGGTAATATACATTTCGTGGGCAATAGGTAATGCCATCACTAAGGTTGTACCCATGCGTTTTCGCCCTTGGCGGTTTTCGCTGTCATTGCGCTGACTAATTTTGTCATTAACAATAGCTACAGCCCTTTCTAAGTCAGCTATTAAAAGAGCGGGTTCAATATGATCTATTGGTACATTTGTCAGTTGTTGTACTTGCTGTTGAATGGTTTCAATGGCTAAATTAGAGGCGACATTTCCCCCTTCATGCCCACCAATTCCATCACAGACAATAGCCAAGGCAGTTGATTGGGGTGGTTTACTTAATAGTGTGCCACTGGGTGGGTAGCAAGCATCTTCGTTCCGTTGCCGACTGGGACCAGTGTCAGTTTGTGTGGCAATTTGGATGGTGGTGGTTTGGGCTTTAGCTAATTCTGTCAGTCCTTGGTCTAAAACAGCGACTAGCAATTCTGATGATCTAATTTCACCTTGAATGAGTTGATGCGTAATTTGGTCAACAAATTCTGCTATGGCTGGTTTAGCTTCCTGGCGCAACTGCTGCCAAAATTGTCCTAATTGCGGCAATTCTGGCACTGTTGCTGAGTCTGATTGTAGTTCTAATAACCGTACTAATGGGCCTTCTACCCGCAACAGATGGGAGTTGAGTAAGCTAGAAACCACCCCTTCACTCTTAAATGGTTGCCAAAGGTTAGCAATTTGCCATAGCCAATGTAATTGGCGCATAGACGAAGCGTAGCGCCAAGCATCGGTAAACTCATTACATAAATGTACCTGTTGAGCTAAATTGTCTGCAAAAAGTGGCGCTTTTTCTAACAACAAAACTTGGCTATGGAGATTGCCATCAGTTACAGAGGTGATTCCGTAGACCTGCGGGATATTTAAACGATAAGGAATGAGGCGCAGATAAGGTCTGATGGGATGGGTATTTTCTAACTCAGGCGTTTCGGGTAATAAACCTGGCTTAGTATCTAAAACAACGGATTTATTAATAACTAAATAGCGATCGCCTAATATTGTTCCGGCACTGTCAACACTCAGACTATCCCCCACCACCCACAAATAACGCTTGGGTAAGGGTGTGGAGCATCGCTGGCAAAACTTGTGAGTCAGGGGGTTAAGAGCCTGACACAGTTCATTTGGACAGTAGAGCGTTGCCGCATCATTTTCCATAGTGTTCGCACCGATCAGCGATTGGCAATTGTTTTAACATTACGTTAGCGGCAAAAATTCACACCGCTCATATATTTTTAATTCCATTTATCCAACAGGGGATCATGATTATTAGCTGGCAATACCAGCAGATGTTAATACTTATTTGAACTTATGCAAACAATTGACTCCTTTGTCAATCCTACAGCCTCATCATAGCTTTTATTTAAGTAGAAGGCAGTAGCCTCCGGTATACGGCAGACTTAGTAAGAGCCATAAGAGAAAAGCCTTTTGCTATCAGGGTTTGAAACTTTTGCATTTTACCTTTAATTATGTCTACCTAACTTAGTTATTGCTTTTGTTTGTTAAAGCGACTAATACCTATTCTCCCAAAATTATTTGCGTTGATTGCATCATCTCTGAGCAACTACATCAAATACAATAAGCTATTACGCTTTTAAATTACATAGTCATTCATCAGGTTTGGTGACTGTTGAATGTTAACCGTCAACAAAAAATGATGTACAACTTCTGCTCCAAGCTCATTTTCATAGTTTATAAGTTGCTGAACGCCCATAAACTTTAATTAAGAATTAAGATACTAAGAGTGAGACAACAAAAAAATTAATTATTAATGCTATCCTGCAAGTTGCACAATAGCCTACAGCTACTTTGTTGCAGAACTCGGAGAATAGGTTAACACCTACATAATTCTTAACCAGCCCTAAGAAAGTGTGATAGATGTTTCTAATTGGGTGGTGAGAGAAATAAGGATTTTT
Above is a genomic segment from Nostoc sp. MS1 containing:
- a CDS encoding CHAT domain-containing protein; this translates as MPSLNLAIARLINTGKDSFAIWVVKAPYPSGYVLRDCAWPVELTQVWQEWQQMFAGHSGIYISSDTKPPLTNPAPWNLVSSSSNQTTGYGSRLMQYLGMNLWRWIFDGPILGSLERSRGIAMGQHTRLRFRLEIRDPDLIALPWEIMQREPGQPAMSLSPDVLFSRTTSEVEALPYLRTDQALKVLLVLGHDQNLQLQKEAAILEQTLLCGSHSHNYAPCSVKTLIQPTPQELIQELETKAYNVFFYAGHGLPNPDGGLLFLRPGMSINGIELAQVLTRSALKLAVFNACWGAQPAAINHQAIPTSSLAEVLIRHGVPAVLAMRDEIADRESHSFIQAFAEALRSRKAIDEAVAEARQELLTLYKYNQPAWTLPVLYLHPDFDGELIKSFDESVTEMPDTAIPNSDTPRMIASLRSLSPGGRTWHLRNGVTRIGRTKDNDIIIPEPSVSKRHAEILCRNIFTNTTQAPSYYLQDFSTYGTTWFLGANGWQQLLREEVPLKSGMQLKFGSSRGEIWEFIIEDA
- a CDS encoding protein phosphatase 2C domain-containing protein → MENDAATLYCPNELCQALNPLTHKFCQRCSTPLPKRYLWVVGDSLSVDSAGTILGDRYLVINKSVVLDTKPGLLPETPELENTHPIRPYLRLIPYRLNIPQVYGITSVTDGNLHSQVLLLEKAPLFADNLAQQVHLCNEFTDAWRYASSMRQLHWLWQIANLWQPFKSEGVVSSLLNSHLLRVEGPLVRLLELQSDSATVPELPQLGQFWQQLRQEAKPAIAEFVDQITHQLIQGEIRSSELLVAVLDQGLTELAKAQTTTIQIATQTDTGPSRQRNEDACYPPSGTLLSKPPQSTALAIVCDGIGGHEGGNVASNLAIETIQQQVQQLTNVPIDHIEPALLIADLERAVAIVNDKISQRNDSENRQGRKRMGTTLVMALPIAHEMYITHVGDSRAYWITRQGCYQVTLDDDVASREVRLGYAIYREAVQQGGSGSLVQALGMSPSSSLHPTAQRFILDEDGVFLLTSDGLSDFDRVEDYWETEILPILTGEENNIVHVVERLVNIANTKNGHDNVTIALVNCRVKYTEPQITLKAVIPESTNIKTVNLTPTTQQSTLLENNSEQKTKVVANNLPNRISKLPLSWLVPLILVATAGVFGYWVMLLRSQYAIPTANPTKTVPSATNSPNVERSLNNLASGWIIKTNSEIAVNQQKLPPESFLEVIEKKPNPQPTSGGYEVYLRLCNNPLPASSNNLATNPPAPSDKPVKLELAQLKKYAVTVLSPGQDSPCDSVSPAKDSLPSTPNPANNPQ